From Rhodopseudomonas palustris:
TGCGGAACCAGGCGGGAGCATCGCGAAGCTCTCAGTCACCCGTCGATGCCGATGGCAGCAAGGTGATCGTCGAGACTACGCACAGATGCGAATGAAAGTCGACGTCAAACCGCGACCGAAGTGATGGAACCGCAGACTCATGCTTATCAGCACGTGGAACCGCCGCGCGTCGGTTCGCGCGTCCCTAGATGGAACCGCGAGCGTTTTGGTCGGTGTGGATTCTGTCGGCGATGTGGCGCGCGCTGATACGGCGAAAGCGATGACGTTCGGCAGCGTCAGCGCGCCAGCACTTCGACTTCGCCGTCGACGCCGTTGACGACGTTGAAGCCGCGCTCGAACACCTTGCCTTCGTTCTTGGCGATAGCGCGGTACTCGCCTTCGGACAGCACCACTTTCGGGAACGCGCCGATCGATTCCTTGATGACGTCGCCGCCCGGCGTCAGCACCGACCATGCGGTGTTGGCGAGCGCTTCGCCGCCTTTGTCGGAAACCAGTTTCAGCGTGATCACCGCGGCGCGGTGGGTGACGGTGACGTCGGTCAGTTTGCCGGCCTGGACGCGGATGTCGGAGCGCACCACCGAATTGGCGTCGCCGTAATTCGAGACGATATAGTAAGTGCCTTCGGGCACCAGCACGACGTCGCCGGCGGCGGCGCTCGGCACCAGCGGCGGGCGCTGGGAATTCTCGAACTGGCTGCCCTTGTAGATCGAGAACGAAATCTGGTTCTGCGGAATGCGCGTGCCGCCGACGCGGCCTTCGATCCGCAATCCGCCGGCCGGCAGAATGAAGGCCTCGCGGTCGGTATCGGCCTTCAGCGCCACCGGGCGCACCGCGCTGACCAAGCCGTGGGCGACATGCACCACGTAATTGCCGGGCGGCAGCACGATGTTCGGGGTGGCGCCGTGCTCCTCGCGGATCAGCTTGATGGCGCCGCTTTCGTCGGGCCGGTCGGAATAGACCCGCCACACCAGTCCGCTGTTGATCGCCGGCAGATCCTTGCCGTAGCGCGCGGTCAGCGCCAGCACGCCCTGCAGCGGCGCGGGCGATGCGGCGGGCGGCAGCGGCGAGATCGGTGGCGGCGTGACGGCGGCGACCGGCGGCTGGGTCAACGGCGGCGGCAGGGTCGGCACGGCGGCGGCGCCCGATGACGGCGCCAGGCTGATCGCGCCGCCGGCGGGAGGCTCGGGCACCGAGGCCGGCGGAATCGGCGGCGGCCGGTCGCTGAAGAACTGCGCCGGAGCCGGCTGCGCCGAAACCGCGACCAGACACACCGACGCGCAGGCGAGCGCCAGCCAACCGCGTGGCCCTGCCCGGCCGGTTTTACCCCTGCAAATCATGGCGAATGGTTTTCACTGAAAACGCGGCAAATTCAAGCCTCGGCGTCACCCGGCCGCAGCCACGGCGGTATCGTGGTGGTTTTCGCAGCAATGTCACGATTTTCCCCTAGTGCCGGCACCCGCAACCATTGATCATGCGCTGCAAAACGATCTGGTGAAGATCGTTTGATCGCACTTTGATCGCCATTGGGCTACACCGCGCGGGCGTCGGCCGCGTTGCGAATGCCGGAGCGGTTTCGAGGAGGCAGCATGCTGGAAAATCTGATCGGTCGCGGGCAGAGCAGCTCACCGGCTCCGAACAAGGTCGGCCTCGACAGCATCCGGCGGCCGATGATCGGGCTCGCGCTCGGTGGCGGTGCGGCGCGCGGCTTCGCCCATATCGGCATCCTGCGGACCCTGCTGGATCACGGCATTGTTCCGGACGTGGTGGTCGGCACCTCGATCGGCGCGGTGGTCGGCGGCGCCTATGTGGCGGGCCATCTCGACACGCTGGAGGAATGGGCGCGCGGGCTGCAGCCGCGCAACATCATCGGCTATCTCGACATCCGCCTGAACGGCTCGGGCCTGATCGGCGGCAGCAAGCTCGCGGCGCAGCTCGAAGCCACGCTCGGCCAGACCATGATCCAGGACCTCAAGCAGAAATTCGCCAGCGTCGCCACTGAAGTGCGCACCGGCCACGAGATCTGGCTGACGCACGGCAAGATCGTCGATGCGGTGCGGGCATCCTATGCCCTGCCCGGCATCTTCTCGCCGGTGCTGATCGGCGATCGCTGGCTGGTCGACGGCGCGCTGGTCAATCCGGTGCCGGTGTCGGCGGCGCGCGCGCTCGGCGCCGAGATCGTGATCGCCGCCAACGTCAGTAGCGACGTGTTCGGCCACGGCACCACGATCTTTTCGCACGGCGCGATCGACGAGGCGATCGAACCCGCGCCCGAGCCCGAGCCGAAGCGCGGCTTCGGCCGGTTCTTCTCGCCCGAACGCTTCGTCAAACAGGAACTGTTCGGCAGCGGCAACCGTCCCGGCATCTCCAAGGTGATGGTCGACGCCTTCAACATCATGCAGGACCGCATCACCCGCGCCCGGCTCGCCGGCGATCCGCCCGACATGCTGATCTCGCCGCGGGTCGGCCGGATCGGCTGGTTCGACTTCCACCGCGCCGACGAGATGATCGCCCACGGCGCGCGAGCCGCCGAGCGCGCGATCGATTCGATCCGCGAGGCGATCGAGGAAGCCGCGCCGCAGCAGGCCAAGGCGGACGTGCCGGTCGAGACCTGAACGCGCGCGAGACGCGGGGCGCTTGTCGCAGGCCGTCTCGCAAACCATCGGCCATGACCGGAGTGCATGAGCGGCGTGCATGACACCGAACTATCAACGAGTCATTCCGGGGCGCTCGCACAGCGAGCGAACCCGGAATCTCGCCGCGGGGAATCGCCGGCAATCGGCGGCCTGAATCTCGGGATTCCGGGTTCGCGCCTGCGGCGCGCCCCGGAATGACCGTGGGCGATGACCGGCGTGCATGACCGGCGTCCCATGACACCGAGCCAACAACGAGTCATTCCGGGGCGCTCGCGCAGCGGGCGAACCCGGAATCTCGCCGCGGGGGACCGCAGACAGTCGGCGGCCTGAATCTCGGGATTCCGGGTTCGCGCTGCGCGCGCCCCGGAATGACCGTGGGCGATGACCGGCGTCCCATGACACCGAGCCAACAACGAGTCATTCCGGGGCGCTCGCACAGCGAGCGAACCCGGAATCTCGCCGCGGGGGATCGCAGACAATCGGCGGCCTGAATCTCGGGATTCCGGGTTCGCGCCTGCGGCGCGCCCCGGAATGACCGTGGGCGATGACCGGCGTCCCATGACACCGAACTATCAACGAGTCATTCCGGGGCGCTCGCGCAGCGGGCGAACCCGGAATCTCGCCGCGGGGGATCGCAGACAGTCGGCGGCCTGAATCTCGGGATTCCGGGTTCGCGCCTGCGGCGCGCCCCGGAATGACCGTGGGCGTTGCAGGCGCGCCCCGGGGATGCAGGCGCGCCCCGGAATGTCGGGCGAAGAGAATCAGGCGCTCTTGATGTAATCGTGCAGAGCCTGCTGCTCGTGCTCGTATTCGTTGAGCCGCCATTTGACGATGTCGCCGATCGAGATCAGGCCGACGACGCGCTCGTTCTCGAGCACCGGCAGATGCCGGAATTTCTCCGTGGTCATCACTTCCATGATCTCGCCGACGGTGTCGCCCTGCGCGCAGCTCACGACGTCGCGGGTCATCACCGCGTGCACCGGGCCGTCGAGCGCATCGGCGCCGCGGTCGGCCAGCACCTTGACGATGTCGCGCTCCGACAGGATGCCGTCGAGCCGCGCGCCGCGCATCACCAGCACCGCGCCGACGCGGCGTTCGGCCAGCGTCCTGATCGCCGCCGACAGCCGCTCGTCCGGCTCGACGCTGTAGATGTATCGCCCCTTGGATTCCAGGATTGCTCGCACTGTCATTTGTCGCCTCCCGAATGGTGCGCCCTTCAATCAGGCGGCACTGATTGGTCGTTTGATCGAGCAGTCAGCCGTGTCTTCACGCGAACGGCAGCGCTTCGTTCGAAAACGCATCCTCACGACACGTCACACCAACGTCTCCGGACCAACGTGTCCGGTGGCATCCAGTTGCAAATAATAACTAACAAATGCGGCGAATCCACGCCACGTCGCTTGCAGCGCAGCAAAGCGACCGCAGTGCAACGGCGAGGGTTATGGATTGCTGATTAGTTCGGATCGACCGCCGCCGGGGCGCGGCGCGGCACCGGGTCGAACAGCGAGAACAGCAGCAGCCCCGCGAAGAAGCCGCCGATATGCGCCTGCCAGGCGACGCTGGCGCCTTCGTTGCCGACCGCGATCGAGCCGACGCCGAAGATGATGTTGATGCCGAACCAGATCGCCAGGAAGGCGATCACGCGCGGATCGCGCAGCGCCCGCAGCAGCGGCTGCGCCGGCACCCGCGCCGCGGCATCGGCGTCGCCGCTGCGGAACGACAGGAAGCTGCCGCGCGCGAAGGCGAAGCGGATCGCCGCCGCCATCGCGCCCGACACCGAGGCCGAAGCGCCGATCATCGGCGCGATCTCGTGCTCGTGGGTGACGAGATGCGCCAGCGCGCCGCCGACCGCCGTCACCGCCATGAAAAGGAAGAACCGCGCCGCGCCGAACCGCCGCGCCAGCGCGCTGCCGAACGGCAGCAGCCACAGCACGTTGAAGAAGATGTGGCTGAGATTGGCGTGGAGCAGCGAATAGGTGACGAAGGTCCAGACCTTGGCGCCGGTGCCGCCGGGAAACGGCGCCGCCAGCAGCGTGGCGTCGTAGCGCTTCGGGATGAAGCCGAACACCTCGATGGTCCAGTAGTCGACCTCCGGCGGCAGCAGCACGCGCAGATGGATCACCGCCAGCAGCGCGACATAGACGGTGAGCGCGCGCGGCAGGTTGAGGATCGGTTCGTGCGGCGGCTCCGGCGGCGGTGGCGGCAGCGGCTGCGTTTCGGGCGACGGATCCAACGTGAACGACCTGCTGCGAGCGGCCCGGCCGCGGCGCGGCCCGGAGGCGATCCGATCCCATAAGCGGCTTGGCAAAGCGGCGCAAGCCGGGGCGTGTTCGGCGTCGCCTTGCTTGCGGCGGCCGGCGGGGACGGCAGCACGACGCCACGAAAAAGGGAGGGTCCTGAGAAGACCCTCCCTTCGATCCTGCCGGTGCTGTCAGCGGCGGAACCCCGCGACGACCGATCTGTTTTGGCAGCCACCCTGTAACTCATCGCCCGGATGCCTGGAGAACACCCGCGCGCCAAGAACAGACCCACTCTAGCCGGGCCGCTGCCGGCCACAACCGCATAGTTAACTTAACCTTAACGCGACAAAACAGGGGTTAACGGCCGCCCTTCCGGCTTCCGGCATGGACGCTGCAATGCCTCTCCTGCACAAGATTTCAGGGGCCGGCAGCGCGCGGATACGGGACAGAACTGTCCCGAACGCACGCCGCGCAGGCCGGGGACCGGTATGAAGCATCCGTCGAGCCGCGCGTTTTTTGCATATTGGGACAGCCAGCGCGCCGGCGCGCCGGCCCCCGAGCGCAGCGATATCGAGCCCGGCGCGGTCCGCGAACTGCTCGGCGACATCTTCGTGCTGTCGTGCGACGCCGCGGCCGGTTTCCCGTTCCGTGTCGCCGGAACCCGGCTCAGCGCCCTGCTCGGCCGCGATCTCAAAGGCGAGAGCCTGCCCGGCCTGTTCGGCGGCGACAGCCGGCGGGAGTGCGAGGACATTCTCGGCGTCGTCGCCGAGGAATCGCTGGCGC
This genomic window contains:
- a CDS encoding patatin-like phospholipase family protein; translated protein: MLENLIGRGQSSSPAPNKVGLDSIRRPMIGLALGGGAARGFAHIGILRTLLDHGIVPDVVVGTSIGAVVGGAYVAGHLDTLEEWARGLQPRNIIGYLDIRLNGSGLIGGSKLAAQLEATLGQTMIQDLKQKFASVATEVRTGHEIWLTHGKIVDAVRASYALPGIFSPVLIGDRWLVDGALVNPVPVSAARALGAEIVIAANVSSDVFGHGTTIFSHGAIDEAIEPAPEPEPKRGFGRFFSPERFVKQELFGSGNRPGISKVMVDAFNIMQDRITRARLAGDPPDMLISPRVGRIGWFDFHRADEMIAHGARAAERAIDSIREAIEEAAPQQAKADVPVET
- a CDS encoding CBS domain-containing protein, whose translation is MTVRAILESKGRYIYSVEPDERLSAAIRTLAERRVGAVLVMRGARLDGILSERDIVKVLADRGADALDGPVHAVMTRDVVSCAQGDTVGEIMEVMTTEKFRHLPVLENERVVGLISIGDIVKWRLNEYEHEQQALHDYIKSA
- a CDS encoding rhomboid family intramembrane serine protease, translated to MDPSPETQPLPPPPPEPPHEPILNLPRALTVYVALLAVIHLRVLLPPEVDYWTIEVFGFIPKRYDATLLAAPFPGGTGAKVWTFVTYSLLHANLSHIFFNVLWLLPFGSALARRFGAARFFLFMAVTAVGGALAHLVTHEHEIAPMIGASASVSGAMAAAIRFAFARGSFLSFRSGDADAAARVPAQPLLRALRDPRVIAFLAIWFGINIIFGVGSIAVGNEGASVAWQAHIGGFFAGLLLFSLFDPVPRRAPAAVDPN
- a CDS encoding PAS domain-containing protein, with the translated sequence MKHPSSRAFFAYWDSQRAGAPAPERSDIEPGAVRELLGDIFVLSCDAAAGFPFRVAGTRLSALLGRDLKGESLPGLFGGDSRRECEDILGVVAEESLALVAGVTSSSPTGAVAHLELLLLPFAPRLHTPLTMTGLLAPLGPRSAGDLGALRLTTWRTLGRQSRRLRPRLLRKWEVARGLMVYEGVR